GTTCGGCGATTCGCGGTCCACCGCGCGCCTCGAACCACGCGGCGAACGACCGGTCGGCGAACGTCGGCGGGTCGCGCTCGCAGGCGACACCCAGCGCCTTCTCGGCGAGCAGGCCCGCGCCGGGCAGGTCGGCGAGGCGGTTCGAGACGGGTGCGAGCGCGCTCCCGACCGCCGCGACGCGGTCGATGTTGGCGAACAGGCGCTCACGCAGGCCCGACCCCTCCCGCTCGTGGTAGCGGTGTTTGACCTCGGCCTTGAGTTTGGCGAGGTCGACCCCGGTCGGGCAGTCGCTCTGACAGCCCTTGCACCCGAGACAGAGGTCCAGCACCTCCTTCTGGAACCGCTCGGTGTACATCTCTTCCTCGGGGAGTTCGCCGCTGATGGCCGCCCGGAGCATGTTCGCCCGGCCCCGGGTGGTCGCCATCTCCTCTTCCATCCCTCGATAGGACGGACACATCACGTCCGAGTCGGTCTGCCGGCAGGTGCCACAGCCGTTGCAGAGTTCGACCAGGTGCGAGAAGCCGCCTTCCTCGGAGAAGTCCTGCTCGGTGGTCGGTTCGAGCGACGAGTAAGCGGGGCCGTACCGCAGGTGCTCGCGCATGTCGGCCCCGACGCCGCGGTTCGGGTCGGCGTCGGGGCCGGACGGCCCGACGTCGTCGGGACCGTCCCGGAAGACGACCTTCCCGGGGTTCATCCGCCAGTCGGGGTCGAAGGCGGTCTTGAGTTCCTTGAAGGCGGCCCACAGCTCCGGGCCGTACATCTTGGGGTTGAACTGGGTGCGGGCGAGGCCGTCGCCGTGCTCGCCCGAGAAGGACCCGCGGTGGTCGAGGACCAGCGACGTCACGTCCTCGGCGATTGGCAGCATCTTCTCGACGCCCTCGCTCTCCTTGAGGTTCAACACCGGCCGGATGTGGAGGGTGCCGCTGCCGGCGTGGGCGAAGTACGCCGCCTCGGTGTCGTGGGCCTCCAGGACGCCCATGAACCCCTGGACGTACTCGGCCAGTTCCTCGGGCGGCACCGACGCGTCCTCGATGAAGGGGTAGGGCTTGGGGTCGCCCTCCATGCTCATCAGTAGCGGAATGGCCGCCTTCCGGAGCTTCCAGAGCTTCGCCTGTTCGGCGTCGTCGTAGGCCTCCAGCACGTCGAACGCTGCGCCCGCGTGGACGAAGTGGGCGCTCGCCTCCGCGATAGGCGCCTCCAGGTCGTCGTGGAGGTCCGAGTCGAACTCCAGCATCAGCGCCGCGGCCGCGTCGTCGGGAATCGGCTCGGCGTACTCGGCGTACTCCGCCGAGTCGCGGGCGAGGCGGAACACCTCCTCGTCCATGAGTTCGACCGCGCTCGGGTCGAACTCCAGGGCCTCGGGCACCGCCTCCATCGCGTCGACGAGGTCCGAGAAGCAGAAGAGCGCGAGCGCGGTTGCCTCCGGCGTCTCGACCAGCGAGAGCGTCGCCTCGGTGACGGTGCCGAGGGTCCCCTCGGCGCCGACGAACAGTTTGGCGAGGTTGACGCATTCGTTTCCGTTTGCGTTTTCGTAAACGCATTCGTGGAGGTTGTAGCCGCTGACCGACCGCTTGAGGTCGGGGTATCGGGCCTCGATCTCATCGGCGTTGTCCGCGACGAGGTCCCGGACGGTGCGGTAGAGTTCGGCTTCCCTCCCTCCCTCGGCGAGGATCTCCTCCCACTCCGGGCCGCCGACCTTGACCTCACGCGCGCGGACGCGAGTGCCGTCGGCCAGCACGGCCTCGCACTCCTCGACGTAGGCGTCGGTGATGCCGTACCGAACCGAGTGGGCGCCCGTCGAGTTGTTCCCGATGCCGCCGCCGACGGTGGCGCGGTTCGAGGAGGCGGGGTCGGGCGCGAACTTCAGGCCCCACTCTTCGAGCCGGGCGTCGAGGTGGTCCTGGACCACGCCGGGTTGGACCGTCGCGCGCTTCGCATCGGGGTCGACGTCCAGAATCGCGTCCATGTGCCGCGAGCAGTCGAGGACGACGCAGCCCGGCCCGACCGACTGGCCGGCCAGCGACGACCCGGCGCCGCGGGGGAGCACCGGCGCGTCGTGGGCGGCCGCGACGCGCATCGCGGCCGCCACGTCGTCGGCGTCGGTCGGGAAGACCACGCCCGCCGGGCGGGCCTGGTAGATGCTCCCGTCGGTGGCGTAGAGGACCTGGCTGTACTCGTCGAAGCGGACCGCGCCCTCGCAGGCCAACCGGAGGTCGGCCGCGAGGGCGGCGTGTTCGGGGTCGTCCGGCGCGTCGAGGTCGAGCGACGCCCGGTAGCTCTCGAAATCGGGGCGGTCGGCCGGCGGAGACGACATGGGTGAGGATGGCACGCACAGAGGCTTTAATTTCGGGGTCGGTGGAGGGTGACTTCGGAGTCGGAAAAGGGCAATTACGGTCGGCGTCGGCGTCGACGCCGACCGCGGGCGACCTCCGCTCCGCGCGACCGCTGACCGTGGTCGCGGCGGGCCGCCGAGGAAATCGTCGAGTCTCAGAAATCACGCACTCACGGACGTTTATCGGCGAGTTCGTCGCGCTAGTGGCGCTTTTCGCCCGCGGTCGACGTCCGCCGAGGAGGCGAACGGGTCGCTTCCCCGAACGTACGCGTTTCCGTAAACGTGCTCGCAAACGCAAGCGTAAACGGCGTGGAAACCGCGACACTGCGTCGCCTCGCTAGGAGTACACTAAAGCACCCGGGGCGGCGACAGGAGGCTCGTAACAAAGACGGACCGCCGAGACTGGCCGTGCATGACCGTCCGTCCGAGCGACCTGACCGAAAAGTGGTACGAGTACGTGTACCGCGAGCGGGCAGAGCGCGTGCGACGATTCGTCGAAACCTACCCCGACGAGCGCTCGCTATCGGTCAGTTACGACCGGTTCGGCCACGACTACCAGTTCTCCCGACCGCTGCTGTCGAATCCCGACGAGGTGTTCCGAGCGGGCAGGGCGGCCCTCGGGCGCTTCCTTCAGGGTTCAGACGACGGAGGCCTCGACGCGGTCTACCTCCGCGTGAACGACCTGCCCGAGCGTAGCGAGGTGTCGCTCGCCGACCTCCGGGCCGAACACCTGAACGAACTCCACACCGCGCGCTGTCGGGTCACCGGCGTCGACGAGGTCCGGCCGAAGGTCGTCGTCGCGGCGTTCCGGTGCGCCAAGTGCGAGCAGGTGACCAGGCGCGTCCCCCAGCAGGGCCGGTCGTTCCGCGAGCACGCCAAGTGTCCTCGGTGCAGTTCGGTCGGCTACCTCTCGTTCGCCCCCGAGGAGAGCGAGTACGTCGACGCTCAGACGGTCGAACTCCGGGACTTGCGGGCCGAGACGAGCGACGACCGCATCGTCGCCTTCCTCGAACACGACCTCGCGGGGACGGTCCAATCGGACGACGAGGTGCGGACGGTCGTCATCCCGCGCGCGAAGCGAACCGGCGACTCGACGGTCACCGAGCGCTGGGTCGAAACCGTGAGTATGGAGCACTTAACTCCCTGAACCGACCGACAGCGGGCGGTTTCCACCTCGCCGGTCGCTGATACGTACTCGGCGTGTGAGCGGCCATCATGCTTTTGTCTATCGGATGACTTTGTTATTCCAGGGGAAACGATGTACGACTTGACTGGTTTCCAGCGCGACCTGCTGTACGTCATCGCGGGGTTGGACGAACCGCACGGACTCGCCATCAAAGACGAACTGGAATCGTACTACGAGAAAGAAATCCACCACGGCCGTCTGTATCCGAACCTCGACACACTCGTCGACAAGGGGTTCGTCGAGAAGGGCCAGCGCGACCGCCGGACCAACTACTACACGCTGACCCGGCGAGGCACGCGCGAAATCGAGGCCCGCCGCGAGTGGGAGGCACAGTACGTCGACCACGAGTCCGAGCAACTCACCGCGTGACGTCGACTCAGGGGTGGGACGAGGAGAGCGCCGCGCCGACCACGGCCGCGTCGAGCGACTGCGCCCAACGATAGACTGGACTCTGAGCGGCGAGGACGTACTCGTCGCCGTCCTCTTCTAACACTGAGAGTTCGACCAGCCGTTCGACGTGGACCCACACCGCCTTCCGGGAGACGCCGGTCATCCGGTGGAAGTCCTCCTGGGTGAACGTCCGGCCGGCGTCGGCGGTTATTAGCGCGTCGAGCAACAGTCGCACGGATTCTAAGCGGGCGAGGTAGTGCAGTCCGGTTTCGTCGTCGGGCGCGCCGGTCGCCTCGACGGCGGCCCCGAGTTCGTTCGCGGCGTGGCGGACGCCGCTGTACTCGTTGACGCGGTACGCGCCCTCGTCGGCGACGAGCACGCCGAGCGCGATGAGCGTGTCGGCGGCGTCCTCGACCGCGTCGGCGTCGAGGTCGGCCATCGACGCGAGGTTCTCGGTGCCGTAGCGCGCACCGGCGTCGGCGTCGCGGAGCGCGTCCACGAGCGCGCGAGTCGGGCCTTCACTGGCCAGCAGGAGCCAGCCGCTGGGGTAGGAGAGCCGCGCTTCCTTGATGCCGCTCTCGTCGGCGAGTTCGAGCATCTCGGACTCGGACTCGGCCGTCCGGAGTTGGAAGTCGTCGGTCTCGGTCGTCGGAACGGTCATTACGGTGGGGATTTCGGGGATGGAACAAAAAGCTACCGTGCGGGCGGGGCGAGCGCGTTGGAGAAGAGCGGCGCGGCGAACCGCCGCGGGTGTGACACGAATCCGACCCGAATCCACGGCGAGTCCGACGCGACTCGTCGCGTCGGACTCGCCGTACCGCGGTCAGTCGGGGGTGGTCGTCTCGCAGTCGACGTTCCACGCGCAGTCGCTCGCATCGCAGATGCGCCGGTACATCCCCCGGAGCGCGGCCGACGCCGTCTCCGGGAGGACGTGGAACTCGACGTTCCCGTAGCGGACGACGATCCGGAAGACGGTCCGGCGGCGCTCGTCGTGGACGAGGTAGACCGGCGCGGGGAGGTCGAACCAGTCGCCGTAGGTGTAGCCGTCACCGTCGAGGATGCGCTCGACGAGCGCCGCCAGTTCCCCGTCGGACGACGCCGGGTCCGGCACGAGGCGGAAGACGGTGCCGCCCTCGTACTCCACGCCGCTGTCTCGGGGGTAGGTGCGCTCGGGTCGACGCGGGATGTCGAAGGTCGGCGCGCGGTCGGTCATGCGGAACGCTCGCAGGTACGGCGTCATTACTTATCAATCTCTACCTCCTCAGAACGCCAATGAAGCGAGCAAGGCAAGAAACGTTAGCGTGTAGAGTCCACGGACGCCCGAACCGACGAGTAATAGCGACCTGACCACCAGCGCGTTCGCTCGCGTCCGGTCGTCCGCATCCTCGGCGTCGTCGGCGCGTCGCCGGGAAGTGGCCGGGGTCTGCATCGTCGTCACGGCGAGTCCGAGCGGTGATAGAGGTTTTCATTCGACGGCAGAAATGCGCTAACGTTTCCGCAAACGTATCCGTAAACGATTCCGCAGACGGATTCCGAAGCGTTGCGAGGAGTTCGGAAACGACGAGAGACGAAAGCGAAGCGCGAGGAGAGACAGGTCAGGAGGGAGAACGACGAGTCGAGCGACGCGAGATGCGTGTAGGGTGAGGGGATCGGCGAAGGTGAGAAGAGACGACGACAGTAACAGTCGCTGGAACGACCAGCGTGAGCGCTCTAGGGACGGGACTCGCGCTATCGAAACCGACGCCGCAAACGCCTCGCTATCGGAGTGGCTTCGAAAGAAAGTACCTCGTGTACCCCTACCCGAGGTATTTTGGGCGTCACACCCATCATATAAATGCTTTCTGTTTAGGAGCGGGCGACCGTCACCCGGACGACTCCGCGGAGGGCGCCGAACCGTTGAACCGCAGTTGCGTTCCCGGACCGACGCCCGTGCGGTTCGCGAACCCGCGCGGGAGTTCGACCACGTACTTGGCGTCGCCTTCACTGCTGTAGCGGTCGAGTTCGGACGTCGACGCGTTGAGTTGCGTGTCGGCGTGTTCGACGTTCAGGACGGTGCCGTTCGGCGCGACGAAGACCATGTCCAGCGGGACGTAGGTATTCTTCATCCAGAACGTCCGGTGTTCGGCGTCGGGGTAGACGAACACCATCCCGTGATTGCGCGGCAGCGACGTCACGAACATCAGCCCCTGCCGTCGCTCCTCGGCGGAGTTGGCGACCGCCATCGAGACGGTCACGTTCGAGCCGTCGTCGACCACGAACGTCGCGTTCTGGGTGACGTTCAGGCGTTCGTTGTGCCCCTCGGCCTCACGGACTAGCGCCGGCTGCGAGCCGTCGGCGGTCGTCCCGGGCACGGTCGACGTCGCGGTGGACGCGTTCGGCGCGGCGGTGGTCGTCTCGGCTTGCGAATCCAGGGACGCGCCCCCGAGACAGCCCCCGAGCACCACCAGCGCGACGAGTAGAACTGCGGCGTGCGCTCTCATACCGAAGGTACTACTCCGCGGTGGAACAAAAAGCTCTGCCTACGCGGCGACGAACGCGAGGCCGACGAGCATCGAGAGCGTGACGAGCAACTGGACCACGGCCGAACCGAGCACGCCGAGCGCCGCGAAGACCGCCGCGCGCGCTCCGCCGCGAGCGTCCCGCGTTCGGTAGAACTCGGCGGCGAAGACGACGCCCATCACGCCGACGAGCAGGCCGACCGGACCGGCGACGAACAGCAGGGCGATGCCGGCGAGGCTGGCGAGCACGGTGGTCAGGAGGGACGCGCCGCCGGCCCGCGCGGCCATCGCGCCGCCGAAGTGGTCGGCGACGACCGCGAAGAGGCCGACGACCGTGAACGCCGCGAGCGCGAGCAGGCCGGGGCTCGCGAAGCCCGACTGCCACCAGTAGAGGTAGACACCCGCGAGCGACAGCGCCGCCCCGGGAACCAGCGGCACGACGCTTCCGATAACGCCGACCACCAGCAGCGCAAACGCGGCGACGACCAGCAGATCCATGGCGAGTAATAGGCGGCCGCGTCCCTTCCCGATTCCGGCCGGGGTTCGGGACGGTGGCCGTGAGTTCGGAGCCGAGTGCAGAGAATCGACTGGTTAGCGCCGTAGGAGGGCGTTTGCGTGGCCATAGACGCCTACGTTTCCCAGAGCGTTTTCGCACCCGCTTTCGGTTCGGGAATCGTTTACGAAAACGTTTCCGTTATCGTAAACGGACGTTTTTCGCGGCCGCGTCTGACGAAGGACTAAATAGGGTGTTTGCGTTTGCGCAAACGCAAATCATGAGCGGGTCCATTCGCGCCTGCACCTTCCTCGACAAGGGCGGCACCGGAAAAACGACGACGGCGGCCCACCTCGGCGTGGCGCTCGCCGAACGAGGCGACGACGTGTTGCTCATCGACCTCGCGGGCAAACAGGGCGACCTGGTCAAGCACTTCGGACAGTGGGAGACCGTCGAGCGCCAGATCGCCGAGGACGACGACTGGCCGAACATCTCGACGGTGTTCCAGGACCAGTGGGACGCCATCGCCGAGAAGTTGGGCGACGCGGCGGTCGAAGACCTCGTCATCGAAACCGACGAGAACGTCGACCTCATCCCGGCCCACCCGGGGCTGGACAGCCTCGACGCCGAACTCGGCAACATCGACGACGCCCACGACCGCTACTCGCGACTCGATTCCTTCCTCGACGAGTACATCGAACCGCTGGGCTACGACGCGGTCCTCATCGACCTCCCCGGCCTGACGAACAACGTCAGCTACAACGGCCTCTGGGCGGCGCGAAACGTCATCGCGCCGGTCGAGATGGGGCCGTTCGAGTCCGAACAGGCCGAGGCGCTCCGGGCCGACCTCGACAAGATCGCCGAGAACTTCGACGTGGACGTCGAACTAGCGATGGTACTGCCCAACAAGGTCGACACCCGAACCACGCTCGCCGAGGAGTACCTCGACGCCTTCCGGTCGGCCTACCCCAAGGCGTTCGCGCCCGCCCACGTCCCGGTGAGCCAGGACATCCGCAACGCCGCCGAGCAGGGCCGAACCGCCTTCGCGCTGGAAGAGCCGTCCCGGACGGCGATGCGCGCACGCGAGTCGTTCCTGGAGAACGCCGAGGCGCTGGCCGATCGCCTGCGGTCGGCCAAGCCGGTGACGACCGGAGGTGAGACGGCGTGAGCGACCCGGATCTCGAGGAACTCCGCCAGCAGACCCAGCGGACCGACCGCCTGGCCGAACCGGCCGCCCCGAGCGACGACGGGGGCGACGACCTGGTGGAGGAACTGGTCGACGCGCTGGCGGCCATCGACTCGGGCGAGCAAGCCAAGACGTTCGCCGCCCGTGACGCCTCGGTCACCGCGCTGTTGACGACGCTCGCCGACCGCGAGGACGACCGCCACGAGGTCGGGACCGCCCTGCAGGAGGCGCTGGGCCGGGACGCCGCGCCGTCGGAACTCGACCGTAGCGAGATCGTTCGGCTCGCGGTCCGCCTCGGACTCCGCGAAGCCGCCCCCGAGTACCTCGACGCGCTCGCCGACGCATCCGGCGAGTACGCCCGCCGAAACGTCTGACCAGGCCCGTTTACGATTTCGTTTCTGGATTCGTTTGCGCCACCGTTTCCCGGTTCCGTTTACGGAATAGCAGCTCGTCTATCGGCAGTCGCATCGCTCGATGACGAAGAACGGGCGGTCAGCGGTGCCGTTTCCGAGATCGTTTGCGTATACGTTTACGATGGACGACGGTTCGGTCGACTTCGTCGCCGAAGCCAGGAGAACCGCGCGCGCATGAGTCGACGGACCAACTTCGCGGCCGGGTCCACACCGTCAGCAAATCCGGCACCGTTAGCGCAAACGTTTACGCGTTCGTTTACGGCATCCGCTTCGGAATCGACGGAATGGACCTCGATATCATCTTCGGGGAGGCCGGACGGTCGAAGCATCGGTCGGCCAATCCGGGTGATGTCGCGGACGTACGTGCAACGGCTGAAGAAAGCCACGAATGCGTTTGCGTTAACGTTAACGGAGTCGTAAACGCGAGGGTCGGGAACTCCGCGCTCGTCTCGACGGTCCGGACTCCCGAGCGACCACGGGCCGGTCGCGAACCGACGCGGCTCCGGCGAAAGCGAGACGCATCCGTTTCCGTGTCCGGTAAACGGATTCGACGGACGAGCGGGTCCGGCGGTCGGAGGGAGAATCGTCGCGCGGAGCGACGACACGTTGCCGTCGCGCAATCGAGTCCGTTTCCGATTACGTTTTCGCAATCGCATACGATTTCGTTTACGCGCACGTTGGCCGGAACGACGGCGACGGCAACGGGGTCTTGGGCGGCGAGAACGATAGGCGCGTATTATACCGCTTCCGGTCGTCCAGTACTGGAGAGCCATGACTTGGAGGAACACCGAGTACGCGATGTACGGCCCGCCACAGCACGAGGTCGGAGCGCTCGTCGACCTCCACTTCCGATACGGCGAACCCAACCACGACCCCGAACCGAGCGACCCGCAGGCCGCCGAGCGACTCGGCTACGAGGACGACGAACCGTGGGACGACGGCGACGGTGCGGGCGGGCATCCGAGCGCGGACGGCGGAGTGCGCGACGGTGACCGAACCGGGTCGCCGAAACTGCTCGCCTGACCTCCGGGTTTTTCAGCGCTTGCGACAGTTCGTCGCGGCGTCGCTGCTCCAGTTGGCGGTGCTGTACGGCCCGGCGAATCGCTACTTCGACGCTATCTTGTCGAATTCGACCGGCTGGATCTGGAACGGCACGGCGTTCGCCAAATTCGTCGTGTGCTTGACCGTGGCGATTTGCATCTCGTCACGTGTTCGCACCGCGTTACGCGGTGGTCGTTCCCGAGAGCGGGACGGTCGCCGTCCCCGAGACGCAGCCGTCGACCGTCGCGGTCGTCTCGCCGTTCGACGAGGCGGCGTACTTCGCGTCGACGGTCGTCGACCACTCGACGCGGCCGTTCGCGGGAACTCGCTCGCGAACGAGGTGACTCTCGTCGTCGTCAGCTATCGCCGTCGGCCAGTAGACCGCGGCGAGGAACCGCCCGCCGACGTCGGCGACGTTCTCGACCGAGAGCGACAGTTCGACCGATTCGGCGTCGAGGGACTCCGCCGCGAACGACCGGAGTTCGAACGACGGCGGGCGTCGGGCCAGCGTCGCGGCGACGTTCCGGGGGAGTCGCCAGCGCGCAGCCTCGCCCTCGTACCGACACCGAATTGCGAGCGACGACGCGGCGAGCGGCGAAGGGAGTTCGAAGGCGACCCAGCCGACGCGGTCCTCGGACGGTCGCGCGTAGGGTTCGTCGTACTTGACGTCGCCTCGTCCCGCGAGCGACGTGGTGAACGCACCGCGGGTTCGCTTCTCGATCGCGACGGCCGGGTACGCGTCGCCGTCGACGACGAGGTCGAAGGCGTCGTACGGTGGCGGTCCCGCAGCGTCGGCGGCCGAGTCGGTCACGCTCTGAACGGCCGCAACGACGAACTGTCGGTCCTGTCGTGCGAGCACGCCGCCCGACCCCATGATGGAGTCGTACGCGACCGCCTTTCGCGCGACCGGGTCGGTCACGCCGACCCGGTGGCCGGCGACGGTCTTCACCGACGACTCGGAAACCGAGAGCGAGGCGTCCTCGCCCGCCGGTGTCGGCGAGGGGGACGTCTCGGAGTCGGACGCAACAGTCGTCACCGACGAGGTCGGCGAGCGGGACATCTCGGCCGTCGGTGAAGATGCGGTTCCGCTCGACTCGCGACCGCCGAGACAACCGGCCAATCCGGCGGCCGAGAGGACGACGGTCGTCCGGAGGAACTCGCGTCTCACTGAGGAGGGCATCGCCGGCGACTACTCGGAACGGCTACAAGTGCTTTCTGCCGACAGTAACCGGCATCGAAACCTCGGGCGGGGAGTCGCGGACATCGTCGAGGTCGGCGTCGTAGCACCGGATACGGCAAACCCAAGTCGCCGGCCTGCGCAGGCCGGGCCATGACGCTACTCCTGACCGGCTACGAACCGTTCGGCGACCGCGAACGGAACCCGACCGCCGAGGTGGCGCGAGAACTCGACGGCGAGACGGTTGCAGACCGGGACGTCGTCGGGCGCGTCCTGCCGGTCGAGTTCGACCGGGCGGGCGGGGAGATGCGCGAGTTGATCGAGGAGTACGACCCCGACGCGATAGTGGCGACCGGACTCGCGGCGGGCCGGACTGCGGTGAGCATCGAGCGCGTCGGCGTCAACGTCGCCGACTGCGCGGGCGTGCCGGACAACGACGGCGTGGAGCCGAGAGACGAGCGAATCCGTCCTGGCGACGGCGAACCGGCGGCGTACTTCTCGACGCTCCCGGTGGTCGAAGTCGTCGAGTCGTTGCTCGGAGCGGGGATCCCGGCACGGATTTCGAACACCGCCGGGACCCACCTCTGCAACGACCTGCTGTACCGGACGCGAGCCCATCTCGAACGAGAGTCGCGGGACGTGCCGATGGGGTTCGTCCACCTGCCGCTCACTCCCGAGATGGCCGCGGCGGAGGCCCACGAGGCCGAGGCGACGGCGGGCGGCGAAGTCCAGCCGAGTCTCCCGTTGGAGACGCAGGTCGCGGCGGTTGTACGGACGTTCGAGACGGCGGTACGCGATAAATAAATCGTATTTCGCTATACGATTTGTCCGCCGGGCGACTGCGGTCGAGAACGCTGGACGGGCGGCCGGGTCGAGAACGCTGGACGGGCGGCCGGGTCGAGAACCGAATATCCGAGAAGTCGGGGAGTCGAGAAAACTTATCCCGGCAGCGCGACAGCACTCGGTCGATGCCCTCCAGACGACGGTTCCTGGCCGCCTGCGGCGCATCCGTCGCGCTCGCCGGGTGCGTCTCGTTCGGAACCCCCGACACGGACGGCGGGTGGCCCCGACGGGCAGCGGACGTAGAGCACACCGCCGCTTCGCCGACGACCGGGCCGACCCGGGCGCTCTACGAGGTGTGGCACCGCGACCGTCCCGACCGGGGCGGGTCCACCGTCTCGCCGGTCGTCGGCGGCGACCGACTCTACCTCGCGTACTCCCGGGAGGCGCGAGACCGGAAGGGCGGCACGTGGCTGGAGGCGTTCGACGCCGCGACCGGCGAAACCGAGTGGACGACCGAACTCTGGCGGACCGACGAGTTCCACTACTTCTACCACTCCGATTCGCTCGTCCTCGACGGCGACCGCGTCTTCGTCCAGACGAAAGCCGGGTTAAAGGCCGTCGGAGCCGACGGCACGCCCCGGTGGACGTTCGACAACCTCGGGCGGCCGCAACCGCGGCCCAACGTGGTGCCGCCCGCCGTGACCGACGGCGTCGCGGTGACGGGGACGTACGGTTCGGTCGGCGAGACGAGCGATGGCGAGACGAAACCCGAGGTCGTCTTCGGAGTCGACCCCGCCACCGGGCGCGAGCGCTGGCGGCTCGAATTTCCGGACCTGTTCGGAATGTGGCAGTTGTCGGCGGCCGGCGGGGTCGTCTACGTCCCCTTCTTCGCCGACGACGGCGGCCTCGTCGCGCTCGACGTTCGAACCGGCGAGGAACTGTGGCGGCGGCCCGCGCGAGCGAACGGTCCGCCGAGCGTCGCGGGCGGTCGGCTGTTCCTGCCGCTCGAAGGTGCGAACGGCGAGGCGAATTTCCTCGCCGCCTTCGACGCCGAGACGGGCGAACGACTGTGGCGGCGGGCGACCGGCCCGAAGCGCGCCGACAACGGACTCGCGGTGGCGAACGGCCTCGTCTACCTCGTGGCGGACTTCGGCCTGGAGGCGCGGCGGGTCGAAACCGGCGAGCGCGTCTGGCGGTTCGACGGCCGGAACGAGAACGCGACGGTGGTCGAGGGCGGGACCACGCCCGCCGTCGCCGGCGACGCCGTCTACGTCAACGGCGCGAAGGTGACCGACGACACGTACGGGCGACTGTTCGTCCTCGACGCCGCGACGGGCGCCGAGCGCGCCCGGTTCGCCCTGGGCGAGAACCGGGACGCCAGAAGCGCCCCCGCGGTCGTGGAGGGACTCGCGTTCGTGAACACCAACCAGGGTCGGCTGGTCGCCGTCGGCGAGTGCGAGACGGAAGCGCTGGGTCGGTGTCTCGTGGGGTGAGACGGCCGCGTCGTCGAACCCCTTCGGCGACCTCGCCGAACTCACCCACACCATTACGTCCCGGGACCACCACGTGGTACCCATGACCACGACCGACCTCGTCCGGCGGTTCGAGCGCGAGGCGACCGACGCGGGGTGCGAGGTGCGACGCACCTCGGCTGAGAACTTCCGGCACGTCGTCTCGGAACTCCTCGAACCGCCAGCCGTCGGCGCGCCGCTCCCCTTCGACGGCGTCTCACTCCCCGAATCGGTCGAGACGAATCCGACCGCCGCCGACCTCGAAGCCGCCGCGACGGGCGTCACCCCCGTCCGGTTCGCGGTGGCCGATTACGGCTCCGTGGCGGTCGAGTCGACGGCCGCGGGCGAGGAGGCCGCGAGCCTCTTTCCGGCCCGCCACGTCGCGGTGCTCGCGGCCGGCGACGTGGTGGCCGACATGCCCGCCGGAATCGAGCGACTGGGCGACGTCGTTCGGGCGGGCGGCGACGCCGTGCTCGCGACCGGCCCGAGCGCGACCGCCGACATGGGCGAACTCGTGCTGGGCGCTCACGGCCCGCGCGAGGTGTGCGTCGTGGTGCTGGAGGACCGATGAGCGGGAAATCCGCGAGCAGGGAGGAGAAGGCCGCCCGCATTCGACGACTCCTCGCGACCGAGGGCGAGAGCGTCGAGCGAAACACCCAGGGGTTCAACCGCGGGCGCTACGAGGCGGTCGCGGAACTGTCGGACTACGAGGGGTTGAAGGACGAGGCCCGCGCCATCAAGGAGGACGCGATAGAGCGACTGCCGGAGTTGATAGAGCGGGTGCGCGAGTCGGTCGAGGCCAACGGCGGCACCGTCTACCTCGCGGAGGACGCCGCCGACGCCAACCGGTACGTCCGGGAGGTGGTCCGGGACGCCGACGCCGAGACGGTGGTCAAGAGCAAGTC
This genomic window from Halorussus vallis contains:
- a CDS encoding FAD-binding and (Fe-S)-binding domain-containing protein, translated to MSSPPADRPDFESYRASLDLDAPDDPEHAALAADLRLACEGAVRFDEYSQVLYATDGSIYQARPAGVVFPTDADDVAAAMRVAAAHDAPVLPRGAGSSLAGQSVGPGCVVLDCSRHMDAILDVDPDAKRATVQPGVVQDHLDARLEEWGLKFAPDPASSNRATVGGGIGNNSTGAHSVRYGITDAYVEECEAVLADGTRVRAREVKVGGPEWEEILAEGGREAELYRTVRDLVADNADEIEARYPDLKRSVSGYNLHECVYENANGNECVNLAKLFVGAEGTLGTVTEATLSLVETPEATALALFCFSDLVDAMEAVPEALEFDPSAVELMDEEVFRLARDSAEYAEYAEPIPDDAAAALMLEFDSDLHDDLEAPIAEASAHFVHAGAAFDVLEAYDDAEQAKLWKLRKAAIPLLMSMEGDPKPYPFIEDASVPPEELAEYVQGFMGVLEAHDTEAAYFAHAGSGTLHIRPVLNLKESEGVEKMLPIAEDVTSLVLDHRGSFSGEHGDGLARTQFNPKMYGPELWAAFKELKTAFDPDWRMNPGKVVFRDGPDDVGPSGPDADPNRGVGADMREHLRYGPAYSSLEPTTEQDFSEEGGFSHLVELCNGCGTCRQTDSDVMCPSYRGMEEEMATTRGRANMLRAAISGELPEEEMYTERFQKEVLDLCLGCKGCQSDCPTGVDLAKLKAEVKHRYHEREGSGLRERLFANIDRVAAVGSALAPVSNRLADLPGAGLLAEKALGVACERDPPTFADRSFAAWFEARGGPRIAERDATERVLLVPDTYTNYVYPAAGRAAVQVLEAAGVRVEVPDAAPSGRPAYSEGFLDLARERAASNVAQFAPKVREGRSVVYVEPSDAAMVQDEYLDLLRKPSRPPNRTGESASAVRSPTRSGDGVAGTDAEPAATDGGAADDAELLAANAYGVCEFFDRHRLDDRIDFDAPGERLAYHGHCNAKALGTDGHAAAVLSRAGYEVDALDSGCCGMAGSFGYHAEHYDLSQAIGDILRGQISDADPDAVVAPGASCRSQLDAERPTHPVEKLAEALAR
- a CDS encoding PadR family transcriptional regulator, which codes for MYDLTGFQRDLLYVIAGLDEPHGLAIKDELESYYEKEIHHGRLYPNLDTLVDKGFVEKGQRDRRTNYYTLTRRGTREIEARREWEAQYVDHESEQLTA
- a CDS encoding DUF192 domain-containing protein, whose protein sequence is MRAHAAVLLVALVVLGGCLGGASLDSQAETTTAAPNASTATSTVPGTTADGSQPALVREAEGHNERLNVTQNATFVVDDGSNVTVSMAVANSAEERRQGLMFVTSLPRNHGMVFVYPDAEHRTFWMKNTYVPLDMVFVAPNGTVLNVEHADTQLNASTSELDRYSSEGDAKYVVELPRGFANRTGVGPGTQLRFNGSAPSAESSG
- a CDS encoding DUF456 domain-containing protein produces the protein MDLLVVAAFALLVVGVIGSVVPLVPGAALSLAGVYLYWWQSGFASPGLLALAAFTVVGLFAVVADHFGGAMAARAGGASLLTTVLASLAGIALLFVAGPVGLLVGVMGVVFAAEFYRTRDARGGARAAVFAALGVLGSAVVQLLVTLSMLVGLAFVAA
- a CDS encoding ParA family protein: MSGSIRACTFLDKGGTGKTTTAAHLGVALAERGDDVLLIDLAGKQGDLVKHFGQWETVERQIAEDDDWPNISTVFQDQWDAIAEKLGDAAVEDLVIETDENVDLIPAHPGLDSLDAELGNIDDAHDRYSRLDSFLDEYIEPLGYDAVLIDLPGLTNNVSYNGLWAARNVIAPVEMGPFESEQAEALRADLDKIAENFDVDVELAMVLPNKVDTRTTLAEEYLDAFRSAYPKAFAPAHVPVSQDIRNAAEQGRTAFALEEPSRTAMRARESFLENAEALADRLRSAKPVTTGGETA